A single region of the Streptomyces vilmorinianum genome encodes:
- a CDS encoding MerR family transcriptional regulator — protein MEDLAHHSGATVRTIRAYQDRGLLPRPERRGRSNVYGDTHLARLRQIADLLDRGYTLASIKELLEAWDAGRGLGGVLGLVAEVDGPWTDEKADRISREELDATFGGTPDEEAVREAIELGVLEPVPGRADEFLVPSPQELAVAAELYEAGVPLSAISGHLRELRVQVEHIASRFLEFTTEHVFARYLEHRPPTDADAAAAATMVRRLRPLAQQTVDAELARAMRLFATRHLQHHLSAEPPPVRDDEPRPVTLPSGTIRAVQRLVGAENVAAFIAAAAEREVQTRTLDTLASNHHEGAQVGQVP, from the coding sequence ATCGAGGATCTGGCCCACCACAGCGGTGCCACGGTCCGGACGATCCGCGCCTACCAGGACCGCGGTCTGCTGCCCCGGCCGGAGCGCCGGGGCAGGTCCAATGTGTACGGGGACACGCATCTGGCCCGGCTGCGGCAGATCGCGGACCTGCTCGACCGCGGCTACACGCTGGCCTCCATCAAGGAACTGCTCGAGGCCTGGGACGCGGGGCGCGGGCTGGGTGGCGTCCTCGGTCTGGTCGCCGAGGTCGACGGTCCGTGGACGGACGAGAAGGCCGACCGGATCTCCCGCGAGGAGCTGGACGCCACGTTCGGCGGCACGCCGGACGAGGAGGCGGTCCGGGAGGCGATCGAGCTCGGCGTTCTGGAGCCCGTGCCCGGCCGGGCGGACGAGTTCCTGGTCCCGAGCCCCCAGGAGCTGGCCGTGGCGGCCGAGTTGTACGAGGCGGGCGTGCCGCTCTCGGCGATCTCCGGGCACCTGCGGGAACTTCGCGTCCAGGTCGAGCACATCGCCTCCCGTTTCCTGGAGTTCACGACCGAGCACGTCTTCGCGCGCTACCTGGAGCACCGGCCGCCGACGGACGCCGACGCGGCCGCCGCGGCGACGATGGTGCGGCGGCTGAGGCCACTGGCCCAGCAGACGGTGGACGCCGAACTCGCCCGTGCGATGCGCCTGTTCGCCACACGCCACCTGCAGCACCACCTGTCGGCCGAGCCGCCGCCGGTCCGGGACGACGAGCCGCGGCCGGTGACCCTGCCCTCCGGGACGATCCGCGCTGTCCAGCGGCTCGTTGGCGCGGAGAACGTGGCGGCGTTCATCGCGGCGGCCGCCGAACGCGAGGTGCAGACCCGCACATTGGATACCCTTGCCTCAAACCACCATGAAGGAGCGCAAGTCGGTCAAGTGCCCTGA
- a CDS encoding RNA 2'-phosphotransferase: MDDRRTVKVSKYLSKHLRHQPERIGLVLDANGWTEIDTLLRAAAEHGFPISRAELDHVVAVNDKKRFAIEGTRIRASQGHTVQVDLDLPVAEPPAYLYHGTVAASLAAIRAEGLRPMARHHVHLSPDRETATRVGARRGRPVVLSVDAGAMHRAGHVFHLSANGVWLTDAVPPEYLRFPDGRG, translated from the coding sequence ATGGACGACAGACGCACCGTGAAGGTGTCGAAGTACCTGTCGAAGCATCTGCGCCACCAGCCCGAGCGGATCGGGCTGGTCCTCGACGCGAACGGCTGGACCGAGATCGACACGCTCCTGCGGGCGGCGGCCGAGCACGGTTTCCCGATCAGCCGCGCCGAGCTGGACCATGTCGTCGCCGTCAACGACAAGAAGCGTTTCGCGATCGAGGGGACGCGCATCCGCGCCAGCCAGGGACACACCGTCCAGGTGGACCTGGACCTTCCGGTGGCCGAACCGCCCGCGTACCTCTACCACGGTACGGTCGCGGCCAGCCTGGCCGCCATCCGGGCGGAGGGGCTGCGGCCCATGGCCCGCCACCACGTCCATCTCTCCCCCGACCGGGAGACGGCGACCCGGGTCGGCGCGCGGCGTGGCCGCCCCGTGGTCCTGAGCGTGGACGCCGGCGCGATGCACCGGGCCGGCCATGTCTTCCACCTCAGCGCCAACGGCGTCTGGCTGACCGACGCCGTCCCCCCGGAGTACCTCCGCTTCCCCGACGGCCGGGGATGA
- a CDS encoding ScbR family autoregulator-binding transcription factor: MAQQERAIRTRQAILEAAATVFAERGYDGTTIGEVLQRAEVTKGALYFHFSSKEDLALGVLSAQLDFGPLPPQATKLQELVDQGMVLAYRLRREPLVRASVALAIDQGATGVDRAMPFRAWVAQVTEILEAAKAQGELLPHVNVVDTAELFAGAFAGIQTMSQILCEREDLERRVAVLLRHVVPSISVPALLATLDLNPDRGERLFAQYEMSELADHA; the protein is encoded by the coding sequence ATGGCGCAGCAGGAACGTGCGATCAGGACGCGACAGGCGATTCTGGAGGCGGCCGCGACCGTCTTCGCCGAGCGCGGCTACGACGGGACCACCATCGGTGAGGTCCTCCAGCGGGCCGAGGTCACCAAGGGCGCGCTGTACTTCCACTTCTCCTCGAAGGAGGACCTGGCTCTCGGTGTGCTCAGCGCCCAGCTGGACTTCGGGCCGCTGCCACCGCAGGCGACCAAGCTGCAGGAGCTGGTGGACCAGGGCATGGTCCTCGCGTACCGGCTGCGCCGCGAACCGCTGGTCCGCGCCAGCGTCGCCCTGGCCATCGACCAAGGGGCCACGGGCGTCGACCGCGCCATGCCCTTCCGCGCCTGGGTGGCCCAGGTGACCGAGATCCTCGAGGCGGCCAAGGCTCAGGGCGAGCTGTTGCCCCACGTGAACGTGGTCGACACGGCCGAGCTCTTCGCCGGCGCCTTCGCCGGGATCCAGACGATGTCCCAGATCCTCTGCGAGCGCGAGGACCTGGAGCGCCGGGTCGCCGTGCTGCTGAGGCATGTGGTGCCCAGCATCTCCGTCCCCGCGCTGCTGGCGACCCTGGACCTGAACCCCGACCGGGGGGAGCGCCTCTTCGCCCAGTACGAGATGAGCGAGCTGGCCGACCACGCCTGA